The following DNA comes from Trueperaceae bacterium.
ACCGATCTCTGCTACACCATAGCGTTCGCGCAGGTCATCCAACCTACCGCTCACTTCCAGATCCCGCATTGCGCCAACCACAGCTCGTTTCAGGGTCACATCCCCTTTCCACATACCGAGCACCAGAGGATAGCTCGTCAACCTCTCGGAGGCCCACTCGAGGTTCCAGGAGTAGAGGTCGGCTACACGGGTCGCGGTTAGCGCCTCCATGAGCAGGCCGTCAACCTCGCCGGCTTCCAGTGCCGCAGTTGCTTCCCGTACCGAACCGAGCGGAACGGCCGCGATGCCCTCCTCCCCCAGAAATTGACTCAGTTCCAACCGATCGAAGTTCACGTTGCTGAAATAGACTCCGACTCTCGTCAGCTCGCCCAAGCCACGGCCCTCTGGGGTGATCAACATCCAGCCGGTGACCAGGTAAGAAGGGGTGACCTCCAAGAATGAACGAGTTGTCGCAGTATCGACAGTGCCGCCCGCCAGCAACTGGCATTGGGAGCGAGTAACGTTCCATTTCCTCGGATCGAACGATGTACCCATGGCTGGGTTGACGGCCATGTAGGCATCGACGCCCAACTCCTTGGCAACTGCCTTGACCAAATCGACATCGAGTCCAGGATTTCGGGCGTCGCCCGTAACCAGCGGGGGATAGGAGGTGGGCACGCACACTCGTAGGACGCCGGCCTCCCGTACCTGCTGAAGCGAGGTATCTGGCGGCAGGAAAGACGCCAGCACGACCAAGCCGATGACTAAACCAAGACGCAGAGCCGTCCCGGCGCTCTCACTAGTCAAGTTCTCTCAGGCCTTCCGGAAATCGAGCCA
Coding sequences within:
- a CDS encoding transporter substrate-binding domain-containing protein, whose translation is MTSESAGTALRLGLVIGLVVLASFLPPDTSLQQVREAGVLRVCVPTSYPPLVTGDARNPGLDVDLVKAVAKELGVDAYMAVNPAMGTSFDPRKWNVTRSQCQLLAGGTVDTATTRSFLEVTPSYLVTGWMLITPEGRGLGELTRVGVYFSNVNFDRLELSQFLGEEGIAAVPLGSVREATAALEAGEVDGLLMEALTATRVADLYSWNLEWASERLTSYPLVLGMWKGDVTLKRAVVGAMRDLEVSGRLDDLRERYGVAEIGVTKVEQSRWGEDGIR